The proteins below are encoded in one region of Reichenbachiella sp. 5M10:
- the ilvD gene encoding dihydroxy-acid dehydratase: MELNKHSKTITQDPSQPGSQAQLYATGLTEADMSKAQVGIVSTGFEGNPCNMHLNILAHQVKKGVKEADLVGLIFHTIGVSDGISNGTVGMKYSLVSRDIIADSIETVVNAQFYDAVVPVVGCDKNMPGAIMALGRLNRPGLMVYGGSVKPGKWKGEDLNIVSAFEAYGQKLGNNISDEDFKGIIKNAIPGPGACGGMYTANTLASAIEAMGMSLPSSSSNPAESEDKKQETYRVGQAVRHLLTEDIRPSDIMTKEAFENAIRLVMITGGSTNAVLHLIAMAKSVDVPIGLDDFQRLSDSTPFLADLKPSGKYLMEDLHNVGGIPGVMKVLLKEGYLHGDCMTVTGKTLAQNIEEGPSLKAKQDVIHSFGDPIKKSGHLQILYGNLAPTGAVAKITGKEGEYFEGPARCYDDEFAAIKGIGEEVQKGEVIVIRYSGPKGGPGMPEMLKPTGAVMGAGLGKDVALITDGRFSGGSHGFVVGHITPEAQEGGPLGLVKDGDIIAIDAVNNKLELKISDEEMEKRKKEWVQPPYKATKGILKKYINQVKSASEGCVTDE, from the coding sequence ATGGAACTTAACAAACACAGTAAGACGATCACGCAAGATCCTTCGCAACCTGGTTCACAGGCACAATTGTACGCGACTGGATTGACAGAAGCCGACATGAGCAAAGCACAAGTGGGTATAGTCAGTACCGGTTTTGAAGGAAACCCATGTAACATGCACCTCAATATTTTGGCTCACCAAGTCAAAAAAGGGGTCAAAGAAGCTGATCTAGTCGGTTTGATTTTCCATACTATAGGAGTCTCCGACGGGATATCCAATGGTACAGTAGGGATGAAATATTCATTGGTGTCTCGTGACATTATCGCAGATTCCATCGAGACAGTGGTCAATGCACAGTTTTACGATGCAGTAGTTCCAGTCGTAGGGTGTGACAAGAACATGCCTGGTGCTATCATGGCTTTGGGACGATTGAACAGACCGGGACTCATGGTCTACGGCGGCTCGGTCAAGCCTGGGAAATGGAAAGGTGAAGACCTCAACATTGTATCGGCTTTCGAGGCGTATGGCCAAAAACTAGGAAATAATATTTCTGACGAGGATTTCAAAGGAATTATCAAAAATGCAATCCCAGGTCCAGGGGCATGTGGAGGGATGTACACCGCGAATACACTGGCGTCTGCTATTGAGGCGATGGGTATGAGTTTGCCTTCTTCTTCTTCCAATCCTGCCGAAAGCGAGGACAAGAAGCAAGAGACCTATAGAGTAGGGCAGGCGGTGAGACATTTGCTGACCGAGGATATTCGTCCGAGCGACATCATGACCAAAGAGGCGTTCGAAAATGCGATTCGGTTGGTGATGATTACAGGAGGCTCTACCAATGCAGTGCTTCACTTGATCGCCATGGCCAAATCTGTCGATGTGCCGATCGGATTGGATGACTTCCAAAGATTGTCAGATAGTACGCCGTTCTTGGCAGATCTGAAGCCAAGTGGAAAGTACCTCATGGAGGATCTTCACAACGTGGGAGGTATCCCAGGTGTGATGAAAGTCTTGTTGAAAGAAGGATATCTACACGGTGATTGTATGACTGTGACGGGTAAGACTTTGGCACAAAACATAGAAGAAGGACCTTCTTTGAAAGCGAAGCAGGATGTGATTCACTCCTTTGGAGATCCGATCAAAAAGTCGGGACACTTGCAGATTCTGTATGGAAACCTCGCACCGACTGGTGCGGTAGCGAAGATTACAGGCAAAGAAGGCGAGTACTTCGAAGGGCCAGCGAGATGCTACGACGATGAGTTTGCGGCGATCAAAGGAATCGGCGAAGAGGTGCAAAAAGGAGAAGTGATTGTGATCCGATACTCTGGACCAAAAGGTGGGCCAGGGATGCCAGAAATGCTCAAGCCTACAGGTGCTGTGATGGGCGCAGGGTTAGGTAAAGACGTGGCATTGATTACAGACGGTCGATTCTCTGGTGGTTCGCATGGTTTCGTGGTGGGACACATCACTCCAGAAGCGCAAGAAGGTGGGCCGCTAGGGTTGGTGAAAGATGGAGACATCATCGCCATCGATGCGGTCAACAACAAACTCGAACTGAAGATCAGTGACGAGGAGATGGAGAAAAGAAAGAAAGAATGGGTACAGCCTCCATACAAAGCAACCAAAGGCATACTCAAGAAATATATCAATCAAGTAAAGTCTGCATCCGAAGGGTGTGTGACCGACGAATAA
- a CDS encoding ribonuclease Z encodes MPFSVKILGSNASVPAHNRNQTSQLLTMMQVPFLIDCGEGTQLQLKKNKIKAQKIDHIFISHLHGDHYYGLIGLVSSLHLYGRKKDLNIYGPPGLKEILAVNLKHSQTNLNYKINLTEWVHGEHQLLFENQNITVHCFPLNHRIPCSGFLFREKPKKRRIDKRRLIFDLPPSKIIQLKNGEDIEDKDGIKYANDELTLPPAPSCSYAFCSDTKYDENIIPYIQGVDILYHEATFMEDMKERAAITHHATTTEAATIAKKAQVKQLLIGHFSTRYKELLPMLAEAKTIFDATELALEGHDFSAE; translated from the coding sequence TTGCCATTTAGCGTCAAAATACTCGGATCCAATGCATCGGTACCTGCTCACAACAGGAACCAAACGTCACAGCTACTGACCATGATGCAGGTCCCCTTCCTCATAGATTGTGGGGAAGGTACTCAGCTGCAACTCAAAAAAAACAAAATCAAAGCACAGAAGATTGATCACATATTCATCAGTCATCTGCACGGCGACCACTACTACGGACTAATTGGTTTGGTCTCTTCGCTTCACCTCTACGGTCGCAAAAAAGACCTCAACATCTACGGACCTCCAGGACTCAAAGAGATACTGGCAGTCAACCTCAAACACTCCCAAACCAACCTCAACTACAAAATCAATCTCACCGAATGGGTACACGGCGAACACCAATTGCTCTTCGAAAATCAGAACATCACCGTACACTGTTTCCCACTCAACCACCGAATCCCCTGCTCGGGATTTCTCTTTCGAGAAAAACCCAAAAAACGACGCATCGACAAGCGTCGTTTGATCTTTGACCTGCCCCCGTCCAAAATCATTCAGCTCAAAAATGGAGAAGATATAGAGGACAAAGATGGAATCAAGTATGCCAACGATGAACTGACCCTACCTCCAGCACCCTCGTGCTCTTATGCATTCTGCTCCGACACCAAATATGACGAAAACATCATCCCCTACATCCAGGGAGTCGACATCCTCTACCACGAGGCAACATTCATGGAAGACATGAAAGAGCGTGCAGCCATCACTCACCATGCCACCACGACAGAAGCAGCTACCATTGCCAAAAAAGCCCAAGTCAAACAACTCCTAATTGGGCACTTCTCTACCCGATACAAAGAACTCCTCCCCATGCTAGCAGAAGCCAAAACAATCTTTGACGCTACCGAACTAGCACTCGAAGGACACGATTTTTCTGCCGAATAA
- a CDS encoding toxin-antitoxin system YwqK family antitoxin — MRILFFVLFLTSTSLFGQTQVITHYDHEYEGSYPIKEKYTTIEKDTMKILHGHYTMYSYNGQVILTGYYHRGRREGEFINYYESGQLQRETKYADGLREGETTVFDESGHLIQSGTFKHDTLVGTLTTYYTDGKIRNETTFVKGKPEGLVKEYWPNGKIKEEINYVNGKQHGINNTYYENGVLKSQINYRYGLIDGESLSYYPNGSQNTIAYQRNGSNEGSYKKYYENGQLETSGIYTHGQLNGHITSYYPDGTIKQELNLANGKRSGINLTYHPNGEIKLKGDYSNYEKDSKIEEYNDKGTLIATRKYKSDFKTGTWKYYNQKGKPHIIEHYDQGHLEGKRTVYDDKGHELSQESYVKGKKHGETTAYYPNGKTLEEKNYKFDRLDGSYMRYFKSGDIEIEGSYTRNEKNGEWTYYDKKGNILRQEKYKFGRLIPQP; from the coding sequence ATGAGAATTCTATTCTTCGTACTCTTCCTTACCTCTACCTCGCTCTTTGGGCAAACCCAAGTCATTACGCATTATGATCACGAATACGAGGGAAGCTATCCGATCAAAGAAAAGTACACCACCATAGAAAAAGACACCATGAAAATCCTGCATGGACACTACACCATGTACAGCTACAATGGTCAAGTCATTCTCACAGGGTACTACCACAGGGGACGCCGCGAAGGGGAATTCATCAACTACTACGAAAGCGGACAGCTCCAACGAGAAACAAAATACGCCGACGGCCTCAGAGAAGGTGAGACGACTGTTTTTGATGAAAGCGGTCACCTGATCCAATCCGGCACTTTCAAACACGACACACTCGTCGGCACTCTCACTACCTATTATACCGATGGGAAGATCCGAAATGAGACGACTTTCGTCAAAGGAAAACCCGAAGGCCTCGTCAAAGAATATTGGCCCAACGGTAAAATCAAAGAAGAAATCAACTATGTCAATGGCAAACAACACGGCATCAACAACACCTATTACGAAAACGGCGTACTCAAATCCCAGATCAACTACCGCTATGGCCTCATCGATGGAGAGTCACTGAGCTATTATCCTAATGGCTCCCAAAATACCATCGCGTACCAGCGCAATGGATCCAATGAAGGCAGCTATAAAAAATACTACGAAAACGGACAGCTAGAAACCTCCGGCATCTACACTCATGGTCAACTCAATGGGCACATCACCTCATACTACCCCGACGGAACGATCAAACAAGAACTCAACCTAGCCAATGGCAAACGATCGGGCATCAACCTCACCTACCACCCCAACGGAGAAATCAAACTAAAGGGAGACTACTCCAACTACGAAAAAGACAGCAAAATAGAAGAATACAACGACAAGGGAACACTGATCGCAACCCGAAAATACAAATCGGATTTCAAAACTGGGACATGGAAATATTACAACCAAAAAGGCAAACCACACATCATAGAGCACTATGACCAAGGTCACTTAGAGGGCAAAAGAACAGTCTACGACGACAAAGGTCATGAGTTGAGTCAAGAATCTTACGTCAAAGGAAAGAAACACGGCGAAACAACCGCCTACTACCCCAACGGAAAAACGCTAGAAGAAAAGAACTACAAATTTGACAGATTGGACGGGAGCTACATGCGGTACTTCAAGTCAGGAGATATCGAAATCGAAGGCTCCTACACCCGCAATGAGAAAAACGGCGAGTGGACCTACTATGACAAGAAAGGAAATATTCTAAGGCAAGAAAAATACAAATTTGGACGATTGATCCCTCAACCCTAA
- a CDS encoding 2-isopropylmalate synthase, giving the protein MENRIHIFDTTLRDGEQVPGCRLNTKDKLLIAEELELLGVDIIEAGFPVSSPGDFESVSEIAKLVKNATVCGLTRAVQKDIEVAAEALKHAKYPRIHTGIGTSDQHVFTKIKTTREDILVRSKQAVKWAKKYVEDVEFYAEDAGRTENAFLAQVVEAVIAEGATVINIPDTTGYCLPEEYGAKIKYLKENVKGIEKAILSTHCHNDLGLATANSIAGVQNGARQIECTINGIGERAGNTSLEEVVMIMRKHSWLKSDTRIDARRLNAMSRLVSEKMRMPVQPNKAIVGSNAFAHSSGIHQDGVIKNRDNYEIIDPAEVGVNESSIILTARSGRAALSYRLEKIGFKLAKEELDVAYKQFLEVADKHNVVEEQQLKELMSTLAINA; this is encoded by the coding sequence ATGGAAAATCGCATACACATATTCGATACGACCCTTAGAGATGGAGAGCAAGTGCCTGGATGCAGGTTGAATACCAAAGATAAGTTGTTGATCGCTGAAGAACTAGAGCTTTTGGGGGTTGATATTATCGAAGCAGGTTTTCCCGTTTCCAGCCCAGGGGACTTTGAATCTGTGTCTGAGATAGCCAAATTGGTCAAGAATGCTACAGTATGTGGATTGACCCGTGCGGTACAAAAAGATATAGAGGTAGCTGCCGAAGCATTGAAGCATGCCAAATACCCGAGAATACATACAGGGATTGGGACATCGGATCAGCACGTGTTTACTAAAATCAAAACCACTAGAGAGGATATTCTAGTGAGAAGTAAGCAGGCGGTCAAATGGGCAAAAAAGTATGTGGAGGATGTGGAGTTCTATGCAGAGGATGCGGGACGTACCGAGAATGCCTTTTTGGCGCAAGTCGTAGAAGCGGTCATCGCAGAAGGAGCTACAGTGATCAATATCCCAGATACGACTGGGTATTGTCTGCCAGAAGAGTATGGGGCTAAAATCAAATACCTCAAAGAAAACGTCAAAGGAATCGAGAAAGCGATTTTGTCGACACACTGTCACAACGATCTAGGTTTGGCGACTGCCAACTCTATCGCAGGTGTGCAAAATGGAGCGAGACAAATCGAATGTACCATCAATGGAATCGGTGAGAGAGCAGGAAATACATCACTCGAAGAGGTAGTGATGATCATGCGCAAGCACAGCTGGTTGAAGAGTGATACACGTATAGATGCAAGACGTCTCAACGCCATGAGTAGATTGGTCTCTGAGAAAATGAGAATGCCTGTGCAGCCTAACAAGGCGATCGTCGGATCCAATGCCTTTGCACACTCTTCGGGGATACACCAAGATGGGGTGATTAAGAACAGAGACAACTACGAGATCATCGATCCAGCAGAAGTAGGAGTGAACGAATCGTCCATCATCCTGACTGCTCGTAGCGGTAGAGCCGCATTGAGCTACCGATTGGAAAAAATCGGATTCAAACTGGCCAAAGAAGAGCTAGATGTGGCGTACAAACAGTTTTTGGAAGTGGCCGACAAACACAATGTGGTAGAGGAACAGCAGTTGAAAGAACTCATGAGTACGTTGGCAATCAATGCCTAA
- a CDS encoding phosphoribosylaminoimidazolesuccinocarboxamide synthase has protein sequence MNTGLKSTDYHFAGQTKKYTGKVRDVYEFEHALAMVASDRISAFDVVLPEPIPYKGQVLNQIAARFLKATADIVPNWVESVPDPNVTIGKKCEPFKVEMVIRGYLAGHAAREYKAGKRILCGVALPEGLKENDKLPTPIITPTTKAAEGHDEDISREEILKQGIVKESLYIQLEQYTQALFQRGTEMAAERGLILVDTKYEFGLYQDEIILIDEIHTPDSSRYFYADTYADLQAKGEPQRQLSKEFVRQWLISEGFQGKDGQQIPKMSSDKIKSISDRYIELYEKITGDTFDRVDTSDIYNRIKGNIENSINLQ, from the coding sequence ATGAATACAGGTTTAAAATCTACTGATTATCACTTTGCTGGACAGACCAAGAAGTACACTGGCAAAGTACGTGACGTCTACGAATTCGAACATGCACTAGCGATGGTAGCCAGTGACAGGATATCGGCATTCGATGTGGTACTCCCAGAGCCTATCCCCTACAAGGGGCAAGTCCTCAACCAAATCGCTGCGCGCTTCCTCAAAGCAACAGCTGATATCGTCCCCAACTGGGTAGAATCCGTGCCCGATCCTAATGTCACCATCGGCAAGAAATGCGAACCCTTCAAAGTAGAAATGGTCATTCGTGGCTATCTCGCAGGACATGCAGCCCGCGAATACAAAGCAGGGAAACGCATACTTTGTGGAGTGGCTTTGCCCGAAGGGCTCAAAGAAAACGACAAGCTACCTACACCTATCATCACTCCGACGACCAAAGCCGCCGAGGGACACGACGAAGATATCTCTAGAGAAGAAATCCTCAAGCAAGGCATTGTCAAAGAATCGCTCTACATACAACTCGAACAATATACCCAAGCGCTCTTTCAGCGAGGTACCGAAATGGCGGCAGAACGTGGGTTGATCTTGGTCGACACCAAATACGAGTTTGGATTGTATCAGGACGAGATCATTCTCATCGATGAGATCCACACCCCTGATTCATCGAGATACTTTTACGCGGACACTTACGCTGATTTACAAGCCAAAGGTGAACCCCAAAGACAACTTTCCAAGGAGTTTGTACGTCAATGGTTAATCTCTGAGGGTTTCCAAGGCAAAGACGGACAGCAAATCCCTAAAATGTCGTCGGATAAAATCAAATCCATTTCGGATCGCTACATTGAGCTATACGAAAAGATCACCGGCGACACCTTTGACCGTGTCGACACATCAGATATTTACAACAGAATCAAAGGAAACATCGAAAATTCGATTAATTTACAATAG
- a CDS encoding queuosine precursor transporter, which yields MKDPLYHEKKNTLFLVLAGIFIMNALLAEILGVKIFSLEKLLDVPPAQINFFGQMTLDFNLTAGAVLWPVVFITTDIINEFFGQRGVRKISFLTVGLIALAFVLIYTITLLPPADFWIDYNSKDPNGNSFNINFAYRLIFQQGLGIMVGSLIAFLLGQLLDVFIFQKLRRITGSGKIWLRATGSTLVSQFIDSFLVLFIAFYVWGKWPLQQVLAIGIINYIYKFGVAILLTPMIYLGHSIIDRYLGKKNAELLADEAAESSKNLL from the coding sequence ATGAAAGACCCGCTCTACCACGAAAAAAAGAACACTCTCTTTCTCGTTCTCGCGGGAATATTCATCATGAATGCCCTACTGGCCGAAATCCTGGGCGTCAAAATATTCTCCTTAGAAAAACTCCTCGATGTCCCTCCTGCACAAATCAACTTTTTCGGACAGATGACACTAGACTTTAATTTGACAGCTGGTGCAGTGCTCTGGCCTGTAGTATTCATCACCACCGACATCATCAACGAGTTTTTTGGGCAGCGTGGCGTACGCAAGATCAGTTTCTTGACGGTAGGGCTCATTGCTTTGGCCTTTGTCCTCATCTACACCATCACCTTACTCCCTCCCGCAGATTTCTGGATCGATTACAACAGCAAAGACCCCAACGGCAATTCCTTCAACATCAACTTCGCTTACCGCCTGATCTTCCAACAGGGGCTCGGCATCATGGTCGGTTCGTTGATCGCATTTCTACTCGGTCAACTCCTTGACGTATTCATCTTCCAAAAACTCCGGCGTATCACAGGCTCTGGCAAGATCTGGCTAAGGGCCACAGGCAGTACCCTCGTCTCACAATTCATAGACAGCTTCCTCGTACTCTTTATCGCCTTTTATGTCTGGGGCAAATGGCCCCTACAGCAAGTCCTAGCGATTGGCATCATCAACTACATCTATAAATTTGGCGTAGCAATTCTACTCACACCGATGATCTATCTTGGACACAGCAT
- a CDS encoding branched-chain amino acid transaminase translates to MYYNENSILYLDGQWLKASEAKVNLYSQTMHHGNGVFEGIRSYGSAAGPNIFKAKEHFERLKFSAERMAIKFPYSVDELVKISYELIEKNNLENAYIRPLIYLGANMKLITCGETHIMMAAWEWPPYLGDESLKVMISSYQRPNPKSIPIEAKVTGNYTNSILATNEAKREGYDEALLLDSDGYVSEGSGQNFFFVKDGVIYTPPLGNILPGITRATIIEYAMELGYPVVEKLFVPEDMRGGEVAFFTGTATEIASISSIDDIEFKKDWKETVAYELFQMYRSRVTNEELSESAVG, encoded by the coding sequence ATGTATTACAACGAAAATTCGATTCTTTACCTAGACGGCCAGTGGCTCAAGGCTTCTGAGGCGAAAGTCAATTTGTATAGCCAGACCATGCATCATGGCAATGGAGTGTTCGAAGGAATACGGTCATACGGGAGTGCTGCAGGACCAAACATCTTCAAGGCGAAGGAGCACTTTGAACGATTGAAGTTTTCGGCAGAGCGAATGGCAATTAAGTTTCCCTACTCGGTGGACGAACTCGTCAAGATCTCTTATGAGCTGATAGAAAAGAATAACTTAGAGAATGCCTATATCCGACCGTTGATTTATCTGGGAGCGAACATGAAGCTCATCACCTGTGGTGAGACACATATCATGATGGCGGCTTGGGAGTGGCCTCCATACCTTGGAGACGAGTCACTCAAAGTGATGATTTCATCCTACCAGCGTCCAAACCCAAAGTCAATTCCGATCGAAGCGAAGGTGACAGGCAACTATACCAACTCCATCCTGGCTACCAATGAAGCCAAGCGAGAGGGATACGACGAAGCGTTGTTGTTGGATTCGGACGGCTATGTATCTGAGGGATCTGGACAGAATTTTTTCTTCGTCAAAGACGGTGTGATCTATACGCCACCATTGGGAAACATCCTGCCGGGTATCACGAGAGCAACGATCATTGAGTATGCCATGGAGCTTGGCTATCCTGTCGTGGAGAAGCTGTTCGTGCCAGAGGATATGAGAGGAGGAGAGGTAGCGTTTTTTACAGGTACGGCGACAGAAATTGCCAGTATCTCCTCAATAGATGATATCGAATTCAAAAAAGATTGGAAAGAGACAGTGGCCTATGAGCTGTTTCAAATGTATAGATCCAGAGTCACCAACGAAGAGTTGAGTGAATCGGCAGTAGGATAA
- a CDS encoding STAS domain-containing protein yields the protein MKFTLDRQEKYNTIKFNEEKLDSTISAELKTEFLAFQGQGVANMIVDLSDVKYIDSSGLSALLVGNRVFTEAGGSFVLSGVSDHAMKLIKISQLDKVLDILPTVEESIDLVFMNEIEKGLKEGEE from the coding sequence ATGAAATTTACACTAGACAGACAGGAAAAATACAACACGATCAAGTTCAACGAAGAGAAACTAGACTCTACGATCTCTGCCGAGTTGAAAACTGAGTTCTTGGCATTTCAAGGACAAGGGGTTGCCAATATGATCGTAGACCTCTCGGATGTCAAATACATCGATTCGTCTGGACTCAGCGCACTCTTGGTGGGCAATCGTGTATTCACAGAGGCCGGTGGTTCGTTTGTCTTATCAGGCGTATCAGATCACGCCATGAAGCTGATCAAAATCTCTCAGCTCGACAAGGTCCTAGACATCCTACCTACGGTAGAAGAATCGATCGATTTGGTTTTCATGAACGAAATCGAGAAAGGGCTCAAAGAAGGAGAAGAATAA
- a CDS encoding acetyl-CoA C-acyltransferase codes for MEEVYIVSAVRTPIGSFGGSLSSLSATQLGAIAIQGALNKAGIQADKVDEVFMGNVVSAGIGQAPARQAAIGAGIGYNVPCTTVNKVCASGMKSVMLAAQSIMLGQNDVVVAGGMESMSNIPYYVPKARYGLGYGHGQMLDGLLHDGLWEPYHKFPMGSCADNTAKEMNISREAQDEYAIASYQKSAASTESGAFQNEIVSVEVPQRKGEPIIVSEDEEFRKVKFDKIPSLRPVFNPDGTVTAANASTINDGASALVVMSKRKMEELGLQPIAKILGFADAAQEPIWFTTAPSLAIPKAIKQAGLTPTDVDYYEINEAFSVVALANIQTLKLNSDTVNVLGGAVALGHPLGASGARILTTLTSVLDQKNGKIGVAGICNGGGGASAIVIEKC; via the coding sequence ATGGAAGAAGTATACATTGTATCTGCCGTCCGCACTCCAATTGGGAGTTTTGGCGGTAGTTTATCCTCTCTCTCAGCGACCCAACTCGGCGCTATTGCTATCCAAGGCGCGCTCAACAAAGCAGGAATACAAGCCGATAAGGTAGACGAAGTATTCATGGGCAATGTCGTCTCAGCAGGTATTGGGCAAGCTCCAGCACGCCAAGCAGCCATCGGAGCAGGCATAGGCTACAACGTCCCCTGCACGACCGTCAACAAAGTCTGTGCCTCTGGCATGAAATCCGTGATGCTCGCTGCTCAATCTATCATGCTCGGGCAAAACGACGTGGTAGTCGCTGGCGGGATGGAAAGCATGTCCAACATCCCCTACTATGTACCCAAAGCGCGATACGGTCTCGGTTATGGACACGGACAGATGCTTGACGGATTGCTACATGACGGGCTCTGGGAGCCTTATCACAAGTTTCCGATGGGTAGTTGCGCAGACAACACCGCCAAAGAAATGAACATCAGCCGCGAAGCACAGGACGAGTATGCCATCGCCTCCTATCAAAAATCTGCAGCATCGACTGAGTCTGGTGCATTCCAAAACGAAATCGTATCTGTAGAAGTCCCGCAGCGAAAAGGAGAGCCAATCATCGTGTCAGAAGATGAAGAATTTCGCAAAGTCAAATTTGACAAAATACCTTCGTTGCGTCCGGTATTCAACCCAGACGGCACTGTCACTGCAGCGAATGCTTCGACTATCAACGATGGGGCATCCGCACTTGTCGTGATGAGCAAGCGGAAAATGGAAGAACTCGGGCTACAACCCATTGCCAAAATCCTAGGGTTCGCGGATGCCGCACAAGAACCAATATGGTTCACCACGGCTCCATCCTTGGCCATCCCAAAAGCGATCAAACAGGCTGGATTGACCCCTACCGATGTAGACTACTACGAAATCAACGAAGCATTCTCAGTGGTGGCACTAGCCAACATCCAAACACTGAAACTCAACTCTGACACAGTCAACGTACTAGGAGGTGCAGTAGCACTCGGCCATCCGCTGGGGGCATCAGGAGCACGCATCCTCACGACCCTCACCTCCGTACTGGATCAGAAAAATGGGAAAATTGGCGTAGCGGGCATTTGCAACGGTGGAGGTGGGGCTTCAGCCATCGTGATTGAGAAATGCTAA